The Panicum hallii strain FIL2 chromosome 5, PHallii_v3.1, whole genome shotgun sequence genome contains the following window.
TAAATAGGGTAAACAGCTGATTAAAATGATATGGCGGGCCATTGTGTAGCGTTTACACGACGTGTGCACGGGCTAAACGGCCGTATAGACGAATAGTGGTTGATAGAAAGCTAGAATTGCATGGTttttaggatggagggagtatattTTGGGATGAATGAGTAGCTAACATAAACCAGTGGTTGGATCCTAATGCAAGAACCTTAAGAATCAAAATACTATCCAATTGATAGGGCTGTATTTTCCTTTGCGCATGTCAAATACAGTCGTGTGAGGGCGAACGAGACTCCTCTAATATAAGCTTCATCCACAATGAATGAATTAGGCTAGTATAGGGCTTGCTGGCTCGCTCGCGCTCCCTTCATTCCAGGGGAGAAGCTATAGTGGGTGTCCATACACCCACACCAAAATGAAAGTTTAGTGCTATAGCTACAAATGTTTAGGACTTTTAATTCTgattggagccaccaaccgagATATAAGGGTAacatttagtcccggttggtggctccctAGCCGGGTCCAACCTGGGACTAAAGCCTTTATTAATCCCAGGCTCAACAGTAGCTAAGACACTGTCAATGATAAAAACTACTAGTGCTGCTTCGTTCGATGGTTACCATCCTATGCCTTTACATCAGAGGAACTCATTTCTACGAAGAAAACATATAAATGTATGACAAAAAGGAGAATGGCATGTCCTGAAACATCTTGGGTACCATCTAAGTGGTATATTCTGAAATGCTTGCACCACCTTTCCAATCGCACCGTCCCTTCTAGGTTGCCTTCCCTAACCTCTTCAGTAGGGTTTGCCCACTCCAACCTTGCCTGTTGCTCCTTCATCGACGGCACCTCCTGCAAACCGCTAgctcttccctctccctctccctcagcGATCTCTCTGTAAACCTAGCTAGCTAGAAGAAAAATGTCTGGTCCATGCAGTGAGCAAGGTCAATCCAAGCAAGCAAAAGCAAACATACCCATGGTGACAAGGCTTCTCTTTCCCCCAAACCTCCATGTTAGTTTTTTTTTCCCAAAGTATATCTCACTTCGTTCTCCCATACTACTAGTAGCAGCCTAGCAGACaaaggagagaggagagagagagagaaagcaAAATATTTTTCTGCGGACTTTAATTTGGAAAGGAATCTTGTGTCCGCCCGTCTCTTTAGAAAGGCTGTGGTGTAGGCTGCCCTTGGGGCATGCAATTGCAAATGCGTGCATGAGGACGGAGAATATCCTAGGGCTTACTAGAGTTCATACGCTAGAGTCCAAGGGATTAGCGCTAAACAAAGCTAGTCCAAAGGCaaaaaggctcatcatgatcacGCATCCTAGCTCTCTCTTCTCTACTGTGTATGCATGCATGTGATTTTAGAAAGTACATAGCTGCTAGGGCTAGCTGACTAAAGTCAGCTCGCAAGCAAGCAGACGCCTTCCCACACTTCCAAATATTCACCTGCTGCCACCTGACTTAGCATGCTGCTTTGCGATTTGATATGATTGATGATCCACCAGCTGATGATCTGATTCCTGCCTgctagctagctgctgctgATGGTCAGATTTCACTCGCTCTGGCTATCTGCTGCTTTGGAATGCGCATCTGCAGACCCTATGCTGCATGCATCAACAAACACGTTGCCACTGACATGACATGTTCCTGTCACTCACTGGCCGATATCTATCCTGCTTCGGTAACACCTATGTATTTGGATAAGAAGTTCTCACGTCCTCTTCGTTTCCTATTTTAGACCCAtcaaataaaatctaattacaaaactttttcacagatgggtgctaattcgcgagacaaatttaatgagcctaattaatccataatttgccgcagtgatgctacagtaattatccgctaatcatggactaatataccttattagattcgtctcgcgaattagccttagggttctgcaattagttttgtaattagactttatttaatacttctaaatgataagattctttttgatgtgacccctctaaagtttagaccgcAGGAAACGAACATACCCTTATCATGGACTATTTACAGAAGCACGTAGCTATTGCAGAGTCCACAATTTTCAGTGCAAAATTAAATCGTACCGAGCTGATCTGAGgaaagaggaggaggaagagagaggaagagaaaATGAAAGGAGGAGTAAGATAAattgatattttattttttataggCAGCCTATTGGATACCTTTTTGCGATGAACTACTGTAAGAATCGCCTCGATAGTGGTTGAGATTGGTAGGTTGGAATAATTTAGTCTCAAATTGAACAATTAAAATAATTACTAGAAGGAAGGAAGCTAAGcttctagctagctagctagcttctGTCATGCAAGGTCGGACAATCAAGACACGACAACAGTTGACGCCCTTATATATAACTAGCTAGCTAGtacctctgctctgctctgacCAATGCAATGCAATCTTACTATACTACTCCGATGGCCGATGCACGGTTCCCTTGAATCCTTGGAAattaaagaaagaaagagaggaatcTGACGAACACTACTACTATGCTATACTATATGCCAGTGACAACGGAGACAAATAAAATCACCATGCACGCATGTATCGATCAAGCCCTGAACGCGCGGTCTGATCGAACACGCATGCATGTGACGAGCTGCCAGACACAGACAGCCCCGAAGTGAAGCGCCAGCATGCAGCACTGTCGTCAGTCCAGCAGGCATTGTTGTAAATGATGACGCAGTTTTGTTAGATATCCATGCATGTAATAATGTAGCTAGCTACTGGATGATGACCATTGCATTGACCAAGCAAGAGATAGATGTAAATAGTTGCATATTTATGCATGCAttgcaatcgaagaacgaagaAGCAAATAAACCAATTCAAAGCTAGCATGCAAGGCCGGACAGATATTCCATTTCCTGTCGTTTCTGGCGTCGCCTATCTACATGGCCGCTAGTACAGATTTATTTGCATGCATCGATCGCAACGCATGCACTGCACGTGCCGTGCCCGCCACCTTTTTATTTCTTTGCATTGGCCTTGGCCTGGACGCGCGCGCCTACACACGTACCATTATATATTTATACATATACATACGTACGAggataaaatatattttttctaTATAAAATGTACCCACTTTGCAGTTGCAACTGAGAGACTACACCGATTGCATCTGGAAGAATAGACCAATTGCTACTGGACGGAACTGATTGCAACTGGGCACGAACCAGTTGCAACTCAGACCGCCCCGGTTGCAGCTAGACGCGAACTAGTTGCAAATGGACACAATCCAGTTGCAACTAGAACTGTCACAATTACAACTGAAAGGGTAGATGCATTTTCTACAAAATGCACCCTGGTGCATTATAACAAAACGccatacacatatatataaatagcAGTTCAATCTTTTACCAGctaatatatatgtatatttgtAAATATCTATCTCTATCGCATTGCATCCCAGTCCCTGCCTAGTAACAATAGTACTATAGCTAGCTAGGGCAACATTGTATATAGGATCGATGGGAAGGGAGTGCATCCATGTGCGATGGAGCTAGCTGCTACTAGTACTAGTATTTGGCCAATACACGTAGCTAAATTTTGACTTTTGCCCGTACGTAGTGTGTCACCTAATTTTTGAGTCATTATTAGTCAATCCATATATCTATTAGTATTTGGCCAATCCAAtagtagctagctagctctcAGGGCCTAGAAATTATTTTAATTACCTGAAAAATAAAGCAAAAAGtgtccacacacacacactgcaCATATATATAGACACACACACATATCCACCACTGCCACTATGCAAATAATTAACCCAAAATACCCCTACCTTTACTTCTTTGTTAGCATGCATGAGATCATTGACTTTACTTTGATGGAAATAAGGATATATCGATGGAGGAAGATACATGCATTGCTACACACCAAGCTTAATTACTTTGGCTCTATAGCTCGATCGAGATTACAACTGCAACCAATCAACGGAGTAGTAAAGGGTAGATTGCGTAGGTGATCATACTGGAAACGCAACCTCTTATACACCGTACCCTACATCTGACGACAAGGAGCCCTAATTTGGACTTGTTCTGAGAGCGAGGAAGAACAAATTAGGAGCCAAGAATCCGCAGCCACCATGCATTTCCTAGAAAAAAAAGCATTGGTCGTTTGATTAATAACACTCGGGAATTTCCTAAATCAGGATAATTTGTTTTTGACTGTTTGAAAAATTATACTAAATAATACCAATAGTCGTTATCCATTCATAAAAAATACTCGAAAATCGCAAGCTAGAGTCTTGTAGCGGTAGACAGGTCAGACCAGGGACAGCAGACTGCAAAGGAGAGTTGATCTGATGAGCGTACATGGTGGAGTCGTCACCCcgggatgagagagagagagagagagagagagagagattgagaTGAGATGGACATGCAGCAAGCATCACATTATGGGCTAATGATGCCAATTGCAAAGGCACCAAGGCACAGCTTTTTACCTTTCCCCATCTTTCTCCTCATCATATGCGTCATCATGGATTCCATTGCATTGCACACCCACAGGCTCTGGTCTCTTTGCTACCTGCACAAACACCTAAACGCTAGCTACACCTTTCATCTTTCACCTTTTTACCTCTTCGATTTTTTtattcccttctctctctctgctggctctctctctctagcagcagcagcagcagatcaGTTCCCTTGCTTCCCTCTCCATGCCTATTTATCCTCTTGCAGCTGCCTCTTAATGCTGCCGGTAGCTGAATTAGCGTCTTGCATTGGCTTGCTTGAGTAATGACCCGCAGTACACCTAAGAAGTAAGAACAATAGTTGCATGCTCTTCTCTTCTGTCCCCCCAAAATAATCAAGAGAGCGAATTAGCTGTTAGTTGTCCTTTTGTTGCTACAAAGATAGATAGAGGCAGACAAGATTCTTCGTTCTTGGATCGAATTAAGATCGATCCATCAGGAGGAACTAACTAAACAAGTCAAGCAGGTACGTACGGTGATCGATCGAGCGAGTAGTTACAGGAGGGAAAATAAAGCAACCAGCAATGGCAAGTGAAGCGGCATCATCCATCATCTCCAACCCCTTGGCTCCTCTCACCAACCTGCAGCAGCCGGCGTCTCATCAACAAGCAGCTGAGCAGCAGCCGCCTCTCCCTCCTCGCGCCAAGAAGAAGCGCAACCTCCCGGGCACACCAGGCAAGTCGTCCTCGTCGATCTCTCTTCCATTAATTAATTACGTTCTTCGATCTTGTAGGTCTGGTCTGGTCCACCATGTCCATGGACGATCGATTGATGCTCATGATTGACCTAACCTAGCTAGCAAACCTGCACTGCACGCAGACCCTGATGCCGAGGTCATCGCGCTGTCGCCGAGGACGCTGCTGGCCACGAACCGGTTCGTGTGCGAGATCTGCGGCAAGGGCTTCCAGCGCGACCAGAACCTGCAGCTCCACCGGCGGGGGCACAACCTGCCATGGAAGCTGCGGCAGCGCAGCGGCAAGGAGCCCCGGAAGCGCGTCTACGTGTGCCCGGAGAAGAGCTGCGTCCACCACAACCCGGCGCGCGCGCTCGGCGACCTCACCGGAATCAAGAAGCACTTCTGCCGGAAGCACGGCGAGAAGAAGTGGAAGTGCGACAAGTGCAGCAAGCGCTACGCCGTGCAGTCGGACTGGAAGGCGCACTCCAAGACCTGCGGCACCAGGGAGTACCGATGCGACTGCGGCACGCTCTTCTCGAGGTCGGCGGTCGTCTTCTTCGTTCTTCGATCTACCATTGATCCATCCTCTCCAATTCATGGCAGCTTACATTGCTACAATACATACAGGCGCGACAGCTTCATCACCCACCGCGCCTTCTGCGACGCGCTGGCGGAGGAGACGGCCAGGctcagcgccgccgcggccgcgcccagcgccgccacgtCGCTCTGCGGCcagagcagcagcagctaccTCTTCGCGGGGCTGGCCGTGCGCCCCAATATGATGCTcccgccggcccccgccgcACCGCACCTCAAGCCTGCTGGGCTCTCGCTCTGGGGCGGCAACACGCTGGGCGACATCGGTGGTGGCGTCCTGGCCGGGCCAGGTGGCGGTGCGCCAGTGCCCCCGCACCTGTACGCGGATCTCCTCGCGCGGACCTCGGACGCGGCGGTGCAGCTGGGGCTGGGCTGGCTGTACGGGAACGGCAAGCTCTCCTCGTCAAACAACGCCAGCGAGCTGACGACGGCGACAACGGAGGCGGAAAGCGTGCCCTCCGTGTTCAGCGGGCAGCAGCACGCGAAGCCCGCGGCGCCCACCGACATGTCCGCGACGGCGCTGCTGCAGAAGGCCGCGCAGATGGGTGCCGTGACGTCCGGCAACGCCATGTCCGACGACGCTGGAGCAGCCACGTTGTTCCAGCAGAGCGCTAATAACAATCCCACCGGGAACGTGGCCTACGACGACGTCTTGTCGGCGGTGCGCCACGCCGGGCTCATCAAGGACGCCGCCGTGGGGAGGGAGGAGACCAGGGATTTCTTAGGCGTTGGCGTGCAACCGCTGTGCTCTTCATCGCTGCCTCTGCAAGGTTGGATTTGATTTGCAGGTAATGCAATTAATCACGTAGCTAGCCATGAGATCGAGATGATCATCAGTCAGTACGTAGCCTTAATTTGAACCGATCAATATATGGACGAGCTCTGTTGTAAGCTGCAAGACCGTACCGATGCATTATTATCTAATATCCAAGTTCATTCTCACAAAAGaactttatatatatatatatatagtttttTTACACTCGCGTGTAGCTACTCTCATCATCAGTATACCACTGTGCGTATGTCCgcatactcatttatcactttgagcATGTTCATATGCTAATTCGGGATATATAAAAAAATTTTaaaagcatccctattttttaaatatatcatcATTATACTTTAGTattagtatataaaaataagtaTATCCATATACTCTATGTATGGTCACGACCCAACATATATAGCATCATAGATattctagtatgatcacatatTCTATGTACATACTCTTCGTTCTGTCAGATACGTCCTACATTATAAGATACATATGTGGGAGTAGCTGCAAGCGAGTGTAGAAAGGATTTTTCATATATAAGAAATATCTATTCTACACACGCTTGTAGCTACTTCTACATGTATATCTCATGATGTAAGACGTATCTGACCGAATGGAAGGTATATACGAGGTGTATGTGATCATTCTAGACTATCTGTGATGGTATAAAAGGTATTCTACTTAATGTTATATACTAGTATTAAGGTAtaataatatatttaaaaaatagatatgcttttgaaatttttcgtaTATATCtctttgaagtatcttagaataaGTATATAAACATACTTAAAGTGATAAATAAGTATGTGAACATACGCATGATGGTATACTGATGGTGAAAGTAGCTGCACGCGAGATATGTACCCATCTATACCTATTTCTAAAGCACGTAATTTAGTTTTATTTGCTATATACTAGCATAGTGCCCCTGCGTTTTTACGGGTAATATAAATTTTGTTCGGACATATATGAGACCACCTACTTTATGCTTTTTTACTCCATGTACATGCCGTGTCGTGATCACGTGAGGTATTGATTGTTCGGATTCCAATTGGGATTCTGATTTTGTCAGTTTTGgaaatggccggcagctaaaTCTACTTGAAGTGTACGTCGCGCGTCGTGATCGGAGATGGCttagcacacaatgactcaagatttatactggttcagacAATCTTGCCCTACATCTAGTCAATGGTCGatcggatgtattgcttgagccgggtgctcgtgagagtttagggtgttacaagctTTCGAATGGAGAATGAATCTCTTGGATTTTGGTTCCCTTTCCTAGGCGTCTGACCCTCCTTTTTATAGTCCAAGGAGGCCCTCATTACAGGGGAACTAAGTGTAGAGaaagagagatagagagagttCCTTGCCCCGTCGATTGGGGTTGTCAACCCTATTAGTCGGAGTCCTCGGGCGGCCACTGTTCAGATCCTGTGTCGCGGAGTGGCCGTCTTGTTTTGTCCCTATGCGTCGTACTTCGCCAATTGAAGGGGCAGGCGTGCGTTGATAAGCACGGTATGGCAGTCACGCTCCGTCCTCAACATTACGCCCCGTCATTCCGCCATGATGGAGGCGTGCCCGCCGCGTTGTGATGATGTTGTTATGTTCCGTCCACTCATAAGGACGGTCAGGTGAAACAGCGCCTTCCCGGTGTGGCAGCGAGGGGCACTGCAACCCCCGTGGGGGGAGTGGTTGGCCTGTACAGTAAGTTGACTTCGGCGTGCACTCTTATCCGCTTATCCGCCACACCTGCTCCTAGGGCCCTCTAGTATGCAGGGTCCGGCCGTCCTCTGCCTCACCGGTCAGGGATAGCCATACGCGTAAGGTGGAGCCTGGTCGGGGGAC
Protein-coding sequences here:
- the LOC112895052 gene encoding zinc finger protein MAGPIE-like — translated: MASEAASSIISNPLAPLTNLQQPASHQQAAEQQPPLPPRAKKKRNLPGTPDPDAEVIALSPRTLLATNRFVCEICGKGFQRDQNLQLHRRGHNLPWKLRQRSGKEPRKRVYVCPEKSCVHHNPARALGDLTGIKKHFCRKHGEKKWKCDKCSKRYAVQSDWKAHSKTCGTREYRCDCGTLFSRRDSFITHRAFCDALAEETARLSAAAAAPSAATSLCGQSSSSYLFAGLAVRPNMMLPPAPAAPHLKPAGLSLWGGNTLGDIGGGVLAGPGGGAPVPPHLYADLLARTSDAAVQLGLGWLYGNGKLSSSNNASELTTATTEAESVPSVFSGQQHAKPAAPTDMSATALLQKAAQMGAVTSGNAMSDDAGAATLFQQSANNNPTGNVAYDDVLSAVRHAGLIKDAAVGREETRDFLGVGVQPLCSSSLPLQGWI